From Pan troglodytes isolate AG18354 chromosome 1, NHGRI_mPanTro3-v2.0_pri, whole genome shotgun sequence:
TCTTACTTCCTCACAAGCTCACAGTGCATACCCACTGGTGTTTACTGTAACAAAGAAAggctctgctgtggtctgaagaGAAAGCTCACCATCCTTCCTCACCTGAGCAGCTGGTCCAGGTGGCCTTcaaggaaagagacagagtgCATAAACAGATTCTGGAAATAGTCCAGCTTGTGGAACTGAGAGGTGAATCGGGCAATGAACTGCCCCTTGTTGTCTGGGGGAATGCGGGCAGATGCATGGATGTTGAAGAGAACAAGTTTGCGGAGATTCCTCATCTGGCCCAGGTAAGGGGCAAACTTGACAAGAATGGACAGCTCCCAGGGGCAGcacacttccacctcctggatacAGTCAAGCTCCACCATGTTCAGGACCTCTATGATACTGTGGATGGGCATTCCAAAAACCTGCAGCTCCTTGCAACACACATGCAGTAAGCCTTTTCTCTGCTTGCCCCACTCTAAGAGGTGGGTGAGGCATTCATCCAGTGTCCTGTTCTTGAGACAAAGGTCTATGAACACCATGAATGACTGCTGCCCGCCTGTCCCTGGACAGTTATCTGCTGTTTGCTTCTGACTCGGAGCCTCCGGGAAGGATGCAGCAGCTCCAGACAATATGTCGCAGAAGTTCTCATCCACATTCCTCAAGTCCAGCACTTGAAGTTTTGACTGCCTGTGGGTAAAGGAGAAGAGAGGCTCCAAACTAAGGCAAGGACCTGAGCTTTTATTTACATCCCAGACATCAGCTGTTCTCCTCTGCCACTTTTCCCTCTCTGATTTTGTCCAACCCCTTTGCCCTCCAGATTTTGCCTCATCCCCATTGCCTGTAGCTTTCAGAGCCACTAGAAGAGAAGTTTCTGTTTCCTCAGTGGACCCTGCATGGTGAGCAGTCCTTTCCCAGAGGGGCTGGGCAATGGCCAAGGCCTTCCTGAGCTTCCTCACTGGCACCATCAGAAGCCTCTGGGCCTCCATtgtgcccctcctcctcctgaaaCAGCTGTCCCTACCCTGGACAAAAGGGCCCTCCCCACCTGGACACCTGGGTCACCTCACCTGGGGCGAACCTCTTGGGTCAGCAGCACATCAACCCCTTCCAGCACAGATTTTAACGACTCCAGATGAGGCGACTTCATCAGGGACCCTAGAGGGAGGCAGGTGAAAGGCCAGGCCTGCACCATCGTTTTCAGGGTTTCACAGCGTCTCCTGCTGAAGGCTTCCATGAACAGTGTGGGGAAGAGCTCCCTGGGCAGCTCCTCCACGGTGGAGATGGCCAAGGCCTGGTCCCTCAGCAGCCTCTGCCTTGCCAGCTCCAGGAGTCTGGGTGGGGCCCTGATGCTCATCTTGATGAATCTGCAAGGGAAAACTCTAGAGGACAAATCCAGAGAAAAGGCATCACTCTAAGGCCAAATACGATCACCTCATCTTCTCCTATTGCTAATCTCattgctctggtggaggtggaaAAGCCCTCAATTCCCCCCAATTCCATTCTGCACTTGGTGGCCACAAATCTGTATCTGTGCCCCTGCGACTACCACAAAGAATGTCTTCCAAACACCAAGGAGGGGACCAGGTGGCCAGTGGCCCATTAATTTCTATGCATTGCTCCAATGAAACTCAGGATTACTGGGATCTGTCACTCAGGATCCTGAAAGCTAAGCTCCACCTTTTTGAGGGAAATTTTTTTGCTACTTACCACCCAAAAACAATGAGAATGACTGTCCTGTGGCCCCACACAGCCTGCATTCTCAGTTTACACAATTAGCATGCTTGGGGAAGACTAAAGTGACTCCCTAAAATCAAtgccatttgtttttattttgaaaaattataagagAAACTATAAAAGCAGTGTGGCAGTATTCTAGAGCACTTGGAAGGTGCGGATGGAAACACTAAGTCTCAGATGAAGGATCCAATACACATCCCTTCCACATACTCACAATCACCCACTTAGGGACAGAGTCTAAGGGCAGAGATAAATCCCATGTTCAGAACAAGACTCGAGAAAATCACGATATCACCAAGTGTGTGAACTCTAGCTGAAGGGCACAGAAACCAGTAACTTCACATGTCAAGACATAAAAATTCATCCAACTGTAAATtgttaatatcttttttaaaaaactgcttcaataagaattttgaaatgagaaaaatgaagcagaaatcaAAATTCGAGGGATGAAGTCAAAACTATATTTAGAGGAAAAATCAAAACCTACATCTGTTTAATTGAAAAAACAGACAGGAAATTCTCTGTGCCACTTTGGGCTGCGTGTCACCATCCCTGACTGGCTGGCTGCAGATCAGATGGGCATGTTCCTAAGGAGGTGGTGACTTACCAGATCTGGACTCAGTTTGCAGGATGCTGGGATCTCTCAGAGAATCAAGCAGTAGCTCCAGGCACCAGGGCTTTGGGTCTCTCCTGTGCAAACTCAGGAGCTTTTGTTGATGTTTCTAACCACACCCTCCCCTTCTCAATCACCAGCTTCCAATCAGAAAGTGATGCCTGATTAGATTCCGAAGTTCCACCTAGTTAATCCTGATTGAGTTTTACACTTTCTTCTGATTCATTGATTAAATTAGATGTGCATTTatgaaagtgaaagaataaataacagGGTGAAAGTCCAaaactcattaattcatttattccccAAACACTGATGAAGTTTGACTAATATGTGACCTTCATAGTGACATGGAAGGTTTAATCTGTTCCTggcattagaaagaaaaaacaaaacctgatgaTATCTTTATGGAAAAATCTGTGGCCACATCGAAATTATCAACACGTTTCGTTAAGACAGTTAAAACAGCTTTAAAAAGACAGTGATGTCCACCCTAAGAAAATGGATTAAAAAGCTCCTTTATCCAATGGTCACCtgggttttatgttttataacagGGCAGGTCATATGTGGGTTCAGGTTGAAAAGGGAACCACGGAGGGTGTGACTGATCACAAGA
This genomic window contains:
- the LOC129143331 gene encoding PRAME family member 8-like is translated as MSIRAPPRLLELARQRLLRDQALAISTVEELPRELFPTLFMEAFSRRRCETLKTMVQAWPFTCLPLGSLMKSPHLESLKSVLEGVDVLLTQEVRPRQSKLQVLDLRNVDENFCDILSGAAASFPEAPSQKQTADNCPGTGGQQSFMVFIDLCLKNRTLDECLTHLLEWGKQRKGLLHVCCKELQVFGMPIHSIIEVLNMVELDCIQEVEVCCPWELSILVKFAPYLGQMRNLRKLVLFNIHASARIPPDNKGQFIARFTSQFHKLDYFQNLFMHSVSFLEGHLDQLLRCLQAPLEMVVMTDCLLSESDLKHLSWCPSIRQLKELDLRGVTLTHFSPEPLTGLLEQVVATLQTLDLEDCGIMDSQLSAILPVLSRCSQLSTFSFCGNLISMAALENLLRHTVGLSKLSLELYPAPLESYDTQGALCWGRFAELGAELMKTLRDLRQPKIIVFCTVPCPRCGIRASYDLEPSHCLC